Proteins encoded in a region of the Puniceibacterium sp. IMCC21224 genome:
- the moaD gene encoding molybdopterin converting factor subunit 1, producing MDVLYFAWVRERIGLPKERIDTQAATVADLVTELIAREDRYAAAFSDLSALRVAVDQELTDFDASLAGVREVAFFPPMTGG from the coding sequence ATGGATGTTTTGTATTTTGCCTGGGTGCGCGAACGCATCGGTCTCCCGAAAGAGCGTATAGACACCCAAGCCGCCACCGTCGCTGATCTTGTCACTGAACTGATCGCGCGCGAAGACCGCTATGCCGCAGCGTTCAGCGATCTCTCTGCGTTACGCGTCGCCGTCGATCAGGAACTGACCGATTTTGATGCGTCGCTGGCCGGTGTGCGCGAAGTGGCGTTTTTCCCCCCGATGACCGGGGGTTAG
- the pgsA gene encoding CDP-diacylglycerol--glycerol-3-phosphate 3-phosphatidyltransferase gives MTWTVPNILTALRLAAAPAVAVMFLYFERPYADWFALTLFVSAAITDWFDGYLARAWSQQTKVGAMLDPIADKAMVVIALMVIVGYSSMSPWLVLPATFILFREVFVSGLREYLGDTAGTLKVTKLAKWKTTLQMIAIAVLFAQGVFEHYLGMSAWGMDPQMFTDIMAGRVEDLHGLWWKELGMVWAGHVGLVLLWIAAALTLITGCDYLLKARPYLREDH, from the coding sequence ATGACATGGACGGTTCCGAATATCCTGACAGCGCTTCGCCTGGCTGCGGCCCCGGCGGTTGCCGTGATGTTCCTGTATTTTGAACGCCCCTATGCCGACTGGTTCGCCCTGACGCTGTTTGTCAGCGCGGCAATCACCGACTGGTTCGACGGCTACCTTGCCCGCGCCTGGAGTCAACAAACCAAAGTCGGTGCCATGCTCGATCCCATCGCAGACAAGGCGATGGTGGTGATCGCGCTGATGGTCATTGTCGGCTATTCCTCAATGTCGCCCTGGCTGGTCCTGCCCGCCACCTTCATCCTGTTCCGCGAGGTGTTTGTTTCGGGTCTGCGCGAATACCTGGGCGACACCGCGGGCACGCTCAAGGTGACCAAGCTGGCCAAATGGAAGACCACGTTGCAGATGATCGCGATTGCCGTTCTGTTTGCCCAAGGGGTGTTCGAACATTATCTGGGTATGTCCGCCTGGGGCATGGATCCCCAGATGTTCACGGATATTATGGCCGGCCGGGTCGAGGACCTGCACGGCCTCTGGTGGAAAGAACTGGGCATGGTCTGGGCCGGGCATGTCGGTCTGGTGCTATTGTGGATCGCAGCAGCGCTGACGCTGATCACCGGCTGTGACTACCTGCTCAAGGCGCGCCCCTATCTGAGAGAGGATCACTGA
- a CDS encoding META domain-containing protein, with product MLSACAADETVFSYGAGERTWELQAVNGAPFPAKVALMFPRPGRIEGQGPCNRFSAAQRVPYPWFEAGPLIVTRLSCPDQQAEAQFLDLLSRMELARVDGDRLILSVWDGDELVFILRPDD from the coding sequence ATGCTGTCTGCCTGCGCGGCGGACGAGACCGTGTTTTCCTATGGCGCCGGTGAGCGAACCTGGGAGTTGCAGGCCGTCAATGGGGCGCCGTTTCCGGCCAAGGTTGCGCTGATGTTTCCACGGCCGGGCCGAATCGAAGGTCAGGGACCGTGCAACAGGTTTTCCGCTGCGCAGAGGGTGCCTTATCCGTGGTTCGAAGCCGGTCCGCTGATTGTCACCCGTCTTAGCTGCCCAGATCAGCAGGCCGAGGCGCAGTTTCTAGATCTGCTGTCGCGGATGGAGTTGGCCCGCGTCGATGGGGATCGCCTGATTCTGTCGGTCTGGGACGGGGACGAGCTGGTTTTTATCCTGCGGCCTGACGACTGA
- the recO gene encoding DNA repair protein RecO — protein sequence MDWRDTGILLCTRRHGETSAILEVFTPQRGRHAGVLRGATSRRIAPILQPGAQLDLSWRARLEDHIGSFTVEPQRSRAAQAMGDRLSLAGLNAVTALLAFCLPEREAHPRLYTRTEALLDLLGQPDIWPLAYLRWEMALLDEMGFGLDLTACAANGSNDQLIYVSPKTGRAVSASGAGEWADRLLPLPPVMLGLGRGPDDEVLTALSTTGHFMHSRLASALGDRPLPSARAALVDRISRQAAG from the coding sequence ATGGATTGGCGCGACACCGGTATACTTCTTTGCACCCGCAGGCATGGCGAAACCTCAGCCATACTAGAGGTGTTCACACCCCAGCGCGGTCGTCATGCGGGTGTGCTACGGGGGGCCACATCGCGCCGGATCGCACCGATCCTGCAACCCGGTGCGCAACTTGACCTTAGCTGGCGTGCCCGGCTCGAAGATCACATCGGCAGCTTCACGGTCGAACCCCAGCGCAGCCGCGCAGCGCAGGCCATGGGCGACCGTCTGTCATTGGCCGGGCTGAACGCCGTGACCGCCCTGCTGGCGTTTTGCCTGCCCGAACGCGAGGCGCATCCGCGCCTTTATACCCGGACCGAGGCTCTTCTCGACCTGCTGGGGCAGCCGGATATCTGGCCACTGGCCTATCTGAGGTGGGAAATGGCTCTGTTGGACGAGATGGGCTTTGGCCTTGATTTGACGGCCTGCGCCGCCAATGGCAGCAACGACCAACTGATTTATGTTTCGCCCAAAACGGGCCGCGCGGTGTCAGCGTCAGGTGCGGGGGAATGGGCAGACCGGCTTTTGCCGCTGCCGCCAGTGATGTTGGGTCTGGGGAGGGGGCCGGACGACGAAGTGCTAACTGCGCTTAGCACCACCGGGCATTTCATGCACAGCCGTCTGGCATCCGCGCTGGGGGATCGGCCCCTGCCCAGCGCGCGCGCCGCGCTGGTCGACCGAATCAGTCGTCAGGCCGCAGGATAA
- a CDS encoding DUF1491 family protein, with the protein MSEPRLSASFWVQAYMRRLSLYDIPAFVVAHGDDTAGAVLVTLNTLDGQAQIFSRSFDLMSDRRQWVEMAHGPEAEMAETIARQRRTDPDLWVIEVEDRQGRHLLDQPGLSD; encoded by the coding sequence ATGTCTGAACCACGGCTGTCGGCCAGCTTTTGGGTGCAGGCCTATATGCGTCGCTTGTCGCTGTACGACATTCCTGCCTTTGTGGTGGCACATGGCGATGACACGGCAGGCGCGGTTCTGGTCACACTCAATACGCTGGACGGTCAGGCGCAGATCTTTTCCCGCAGCTTTGATTTGATGTCGGATCGGCGCCAGTGGGTCGAGATGGCCCATGGTCCCGAGGCTGAGATGGCCGAAACCATCGCCCGCCAGCGCCGCACCGACCCCGACCTTTGGGTGATCGAGGTTGAGGATCGGCAGGGACGCCATTTACTGGACCAGCCCGGCCTGTCTGACTGA
- the era gene encoding GTPase Era: MTHRAGFVALIGEPNAGKSTLTNRMVGAKVSIVTHKVQTTRARIRGVAIEDETQIVLVDTPGLFAPRRRLDRAMVAAAWSGAADADIVVLLIEAHRGISKGVESILKGLSNLGARRPVALAINKIDKVKAEVLLELSQKMNEGYPFAKTFMISAERGYGVDDLKQWLAAELPEGHWLYPEDQIADLPMRMIAAEITREKLTLRLHQELPYQLTVETDHWTERDDGTARIDQVIYVARDGHKGILLGHRGETIKAVSQASRAELEEFLGRKVHLFLQVKVREKWLEESERYSEMGLNFKDGNV, from the coding sequence ATGACCCATCGCGCCGGATTCGTCGCCCTGATCGGAGAGCCCAACGCGGGCAAATCCACCCTGACCAATCGCATGGTCGGCGCCAAGGTCAGCATCGTCACTCACAAGGTCCAGACCACCCGCGCCCGCATTCGCGGCGTCGCGATCGAGGATGAGACCCAGATCGTTCTGGTTGACACCCCTGGCCTCTTTGCACCGCGCCGCAGGCTTGACCGCGCCATGGTCGCCGCCGCCTGGTCCGGGGCCGCCGATGCCGATATCGTGGTTCTGCTGATCGAGGCACATCGCGGCATTTCAAAGGGTGTCGAAAGCATTCTCAAAGGGCTTTCCAATCTGGGTGCGCGTCGCCCCGTCGCCCTCGCCATCAACAAGATCGACAAGGTCAAGGCCGAGGTCCTTCTGGAACTCAGCCAGAAAATGAACGAAGGCTACCCCTTTGCCAAAACCTTTATGATTTCGGCCGAACGCGGCTACGGCGTTGACGATCTCAAGCAATGGCTGGCAGCAGAGCTGCCCGAGGGGCACTGGCTATACCCCGAGGACCAGATCGCCGACCTGCCGATGCGGATGATCGCAGCCGAGATCACGCGCGAGAAACTGACCCTGCGCCTGCATCAGGAACTGCCCTACCAACTGACCGTTGAAACCGATCACTGGACCGAACGCGATGACGGTACCGCCCGAATCGACCAGGTGATCTACGTTGCCCGCGACGGTCACAAAGGCATCCTGCTAGGCCACAGGGGTGAGACGATCAAGGCGGTATCACAAGCCTCCCGCGCCGAGTTAGAAGAGTTTCTAGGCCGCAAGGTTCACCTGTTCCTTCAGGTCAAGGTACGGGAAAAGTGGCTCGAGGAATCCGAGCGGTATTCGGAGATGGGCCTGAACTTCAAGGACGGCAATGTCTGA
- a CDS encoding DMT family transporter has translation MTDNFRGSLWMLLAMLGFGLEDAFFKLATSSVSAGMGTVIFGLLALAICIAVARSRQVPLWHPAYLRRGLLIRTGFEILGRLFFALSLAYTPLSTTSAILQAAPLMVMLGAAIVLGETIGPRRWIAMAVGFAGVMLIIRPSPAGIEPNAVFALLGMIGFAGRDLATRTAPPEVHSAQLGLLGFAVVTFAGLVILCFEPGAPTLPDMRAATLLCGTATCGVVGYTALTAAMRAGEVSVVAPFRYSRLIVALIIAVTVFGERPDILTLTGAALIMASGIYSLWRDGLRQRT, from the coding sequence ATGACAGACAACTTTCGGGGCAGCCTCTGGATGCTGCTGGCCATGCTGGGTTTTGGCCTTGAGGACGCATTTTTCAAGCTCGCCACATCATCGGTTTCGGCCGGCATGGGCACGGTGATTTTCGGGTTGCTCGCGCTCGCCATCTGCATTGCTGTCGCGCGCTCCCGGCAGGTGCCGCTCTGGCATCCAGCCTATCTGCGCCGGGGCCTGCTGATCCGCACTGGCTTTGAAATCCTTGGCCGGTTGTTTTTCGCGCTTAGCCTCGCTTACACGCCACTCTCCACGACCTCGGCAATTCTACAGGCGGCACCGCTGATGGTGATGCTGGGCGCGGCGATTGTCCTGGGCGAAACGATCGGCCCTCGGCGTTGGATCGCCATGGCAGTTGGATTCGCCGGGGTCATGCTTATCATCCGGCCGTCGCCAGCCGGGATTGAGCCGAACGCCGTCTTTGCTCTGCTGGGCATGATCGGTTTTGCCGGCCGCGACCTTGCAACCCGCACCGCACCGCCCGAAGTACACAGCGCGCAGCTTGGCCTGCTGGGGTTCGCGGTGGTCACGTTTGCCGGTCTCGTCATCCTTTGCTTCGAACCCGGCGCGCCGACGTTACCCGATATGCGCGCGGCGACCCTGTTATGTGGCACCGCGACATGCGGCGTGGTGGGATATACCGCGTTGACAGCCGCGATGCGCGCCGGAGAGGTATCGGTGGTGGCGCCGTTCCGATACAGTCGTCTTATCGTAGCATTGATCATCGCCGTCACAGTCTTTGGCGAACGGCCCGACATACTGACCCTGACCGGTGCCGCGCTGATCATGGCGTCGGGGATCTATTCGCTATGGCGCGATGGCCTGCGTCAACGCACCTGA
- the rnc gene encoding ribonuclease III, giving the protein MTLSAEIKALEERIGHRFTRPALIRSAVTHASMSGPSRDDNQRLEFLGDRVLGLVMAEALLDGDRAASEGMLAPRFNALVRKETCADVARQIDLGAALKLGRSEMLSGGRRKMALLGDAMEALIAAVYLDAGFDTAKALILRLWGARISTVDDDARDAKTSLQEWAQARGQQPPRYLETARSGPDHEPVFTIRAELADGTGAEATAGSKRQAEQAAAKALLDRVEPPTS; this is encoded by the coding sequence TTGACACTTTCGGCCGAAATCAAGGCGCTCGAAGAGCGCATCGGCCACCGTTTTACGCGGCCCGCGCTGATCCGCAGCGCGGTCACCCATGCGTCGATGTCCGGGCCCAGTCGCGACGACAATCAGCGGCTTGAATTTCTTGGCGACCGCGTGCTGGGGCTGGTGATGGCCGAGGCATTGCTGGACGGGGATCGCGCCGCCTCTGAGGGGATGCTGGCCCCTCGCTTCAACGCCCTTGTTCGCAAAGAGACCTGCGCTGATGTCGCGCGCCAGATCGACCTTGGTGCCGCCCTCAAACTTGGCCGCTCCGAGATGCTGTCAGGTGGGCGGCGCAAAATGGCATTGCTGGGCGACGCCATGGAGGCGCTGATTGCCGCCGTCTATCTCGATGCCGGATTCGACACTGCCAAGGCGCTGATCCTTCGGCTCTGGGGCGCCCGCATCAGCACCGTCGACGACGACGCCCGTGACGCCAAAACCTCGCTGCAGGAATGGGCTCAGGCGCGCGGCCAACAGCCGCCCCGCTACCTTGAGACTGCCCGCAGCGGCCCTGACCACGAGCCGGTCTTTACCATCCGGGCCGAACTAGCCGACGGCACCGGCGCCGAAGCAACCGCCGGCTCAAAACGTCAGGCCGAACAGGCCGCAGCCAAGGCGCTGCTTGATCGGGTCGAGCCGCCGACATCATGA
- the lepB gene encoding signal peptidase I → MASQAAKPNGFIETVKTVVYALVIAGVFRTLFFQPFWIPSGSMKDTLLIGDFLFVNKMAYGYSYASCPSIYLPGIGIDIDAADICGFLDGDNSRILGGDPERGDVVVFRHPVTGRDFIKRLIGLPGDTVQVTNGVLIINGTPTTVEQAGVFEEISEPQGPQGHRPRCANGPVGEGGVCEKPRFTETLPNGVSHDILNIGTQGSDNTPVFTVPEGQYFFMGDNRDNSSDSRVPTLVGGVGFVPYENIVGRADRIMFSSAGRSMLYFWTWRADRFFKGIS, encoded by the coding sequence ATGGCATCTCAGGCCGCCAAGCCGAACGGCTTTATCGAAACAGTCAAGACGGTGGTCTATGCGCTGGTGATCGCGGGAGTGTTCCGCACGCTGTTCTTTCAGCCGTTCTGGATTCCCTCGGGTTCGATGAAGGACACGCTGCTGATCGGCGATTTCCTTTTCGTGAACAAGATGGCCTATGGCTATTCCTACGCATCTTGCCCGTCGATTTATCTTCCCGGGATTGGCATCGACATCGACGCCGCCGATATCTGTGGGTTTCTAGATGGCGACAACAGCCGAATCCTGGGCGGCGATCCCGAACGCGGCGATGTGGTGGTCTTTCGCCATCCGGTCACGGGTCGTGATTTTATCAAGCGTCTGATCGGATTGCCCGGCGACACCGTTCAGGTCACGAATGGTGTCCTGATCATCAACGGCACTCCGACCACGGTCGAACAGGCCGGCGTTTTCGAAGAGATTTCCGAACCGCAGGGTCCGCAGGGCCACCGCCCGCGCTGTGCCAATGGCCCCGTCGGAGAGGGTGGCGTCTGTGAAAAGCCGCGCTTTACCGAAACGCTGCCTAATGGGGTCAGCCACGATATTCTGAACATCGGCACACAAGGATCGGACAACACGCCGGTCTTTACGGTACCCGAAGGGCAGTATTTCTTTATGGGTGACAACCGCGACAATTCCTCGGACAGCAGAGTGCCGACACTTGTCGGTGGCGTCGGGTTTGTGCCTTACGAAAATATCGTTGGCCGGGCCGACCGCATCATGTTCTCTTCGGCCGGCCGGTCGATGCTGTATTTCTGGACATGGCGCGCGGACCGGTTCTTCAAGGGTATCAGTTGA
- the acpS gene encoding holo-ACP synthase: protein MILGIGTDLTNIDRIAATLDRFGDRFRNRIFTEIEQRKAESRADTPGTYAKRWAAKEACSKALGTGLRMGISWRDMAVENLRTGQPVMAVTGWARTRLNDMTPPGHEAIIHVTLTDDYPWAQAFVVIEARPLSDAEDGSN from the coding sequence ATGATTCTTGGCATCGGCACAGATCTGACCAATATCGACCGCATCGCCGCAACGTTGGACCGGTTCGGCGACCGCTTTCGCAATCGCATTTTCACAGAAATCGAGCAACGCAAAGCTGAGTCCCGCGCCGACACACCGGGTACCTATGCAAAGCGTTGGGCCGCCAAGGAAGCCTGCTCAAAGGCATTGGGAACTGGCTTGCGCATGGGTATTTCCTGGCGCGACATGGCCGTCGAGAACCTGCGAACGGGACAGCCGGTGATGGCCGTGACTGGCTGGGCCAGAACAAGACTGAACGACATGACACCGCCCGGGCACGAAGCGATCATTCATGTAACCCTGACAGATGACTATCCCTGGGCTCAGGCATTTGTGGTGATCGAAGCACGCCCCCTGAGCGACGCCGAAGATGGCAGCAATTGA
- a CDS encoding pyridoxine 5'-phosphate synthase — MTQPTDPLRLGVNIDHVATVRNARGGATPDPLRAAKLAQEAGADGITAHLREDRRHISDADIEGLMQVLTVPLNFEMAATAEMQKIALRHRPHAVCLVPEKREERTTEGGLEVARDENRLAHYIAPLRDAGCRVSIFIAADQRQIEAAHRIGAQVIELHTGAYCDAHAEGDLSTRDRELEKLREMSTFAQSLGLEVHAGHGLTFETVKPVAAFPEVMELNIGHFLIGEAIFRGLASAIHEMRRLMDAARA, encoded by the coding sequence ATGACTCAGCCAACCGACCCCCTGCGCCTTGGCGTCAATATCGACCACGTTGCCACCGTGCGCAATGCCCGCGGCGGTGCCACCCCCGATCCGCTGCGCGCCGCCAAGCTGGCGCAAGAGGCCGGTGCCGATGGCATTACCGCGCATCTGCGCGAAGATCGCCGCCACATCTCGGATGCCGACATCGAAGGTCTGATGCAGGTGCTGACGGTTCCGCTAAATTTTGAAATGGCCGCCACAGCCGAGATGCAGAAAATTGCGTTGCGGCATCGACCACACGCCGTCTGCCTCGTGCCGGAAAAACGCGAAGAACGCACCACAGAAGGTGGGTTGGAAGTCGCACGGGACGAGAACCGACTGGCGCATTACATCGCGCCACTGCGCGACGCTGGCTGTCGGGTGTCGATCTTTATCGCAGCGGATCAGCGCCAGATCGAAGCCGCACACCGCATTGGCGCCCAGGTGATCGAGTTACACACCGGCGCATATTGTGACGCCCACGCTGAGGGTGACCTTTCAACCAGAGACCGCGAACTGGAAAAGCTGCGCGAGATGTCTACCTTCGCGCAGAGTCTGGGACTCGAAGTGCACGCGGGCCATGGCCTGACATTTGAGACCGTGAAACCGGTCGCGGCATTCCCTGAGGTCATGGAGCTTAATATCGGACATTTCCTGATCGGTGAGGCTATCTTTCGCGGTCTCGCCTCCGCAATCCATGAAATGCGCCGCCTCATGGACGCCGCACGGGCATGA
- a CDS encoding DUF2062 domain-containing protein: MVFKRRDRRPIWQVALHALWPRGGWARAAQYVQHRLRRLPDPPEKIARGIFAGVFTTFTPFYGLHFIVAATLAWIMRGNVLASLLGTFFGNPLTYVPIGVIAMQTGNWLLGQHRDPTLHVSLGRKFVQAGHDLGANFCALFTHGDTDWTALRVFYHEVFFPYLIGGIIPGLVAALIAYYLSVPVIRVYQKRRKGTLKAKLAALKKKKKQADGGPPAD, encoded by the coding sequence GTGGTGTTCAAGCGCCGGGACAGACGGCCGATCTGGCAGGTCGCGCTGCATGCGCTGTGGCCGCGTGGCGGTTGGGCGCGCGCAGCGCAATATGTCCAGCATCGCCTGCGCCGCCTGCCCGATCCGCCGGAAAAGATCGCGCGCGGCATATTTGCCGGGGTCTTCACGACTTTCACCCCCTTTTACGGGTTGCACTTTATTGTTGCCGCGACGCTGGCCTGGATCATGCGTGGCAATGTCCTTGCGTCGCTACTGGGGACATTCTTTGGCAACCCGCTGACCTATGTTCCAATTGGGGTGATCGCGATGCAGACCGGGAACTGGCTGCTGGGCCAGCACCGCGACCCGACTTTGCACGTCTCACTCGGGCGGAAATTCGTCCAGGCCGGGCACGACCTTGGCGCCAATTTCTGCGCGCTGTTCACTCATGGCGATACCGACTGGACCGCCCTGCGGGTGTTCTATCACGAGGTGTTCTTTCCCTACCTGATCGGCGGTATCATTCCAGGCCTCGTCGCGGCTCTGATCGCGTATTACCTGTCCGTGCCAGTGATCCGCGTTTATCAGAAACGGCGCAAGGGTACGCTCAAGGCGAAACTGGCCGCGTTGAAGAAAAAGAAAAAACAGGCTGACGGCGGACCGCCTGCGGATTAA
- a CDS encoding bifunctional (p)ppGpp synthetase/guanosine-3',5'-bis(diphosphate) 3'-pyrophosphohydrolase, whose translation MISAEDLVALVRNYNPKTNAKLIHAAYDYGCKMHEGQLRHSGEPYFTHPVAVAAILTEQQLDDATIVTALLHDTIEDTKSTYSEVSRLFGDEVAVLVDGVTKLTNLQLSSSETKQAENFRKLFMAMSRDLRVILVKLADRLHNMRTIKAMRQDKQIQKARETMDIFAPLAGRMGMQWMREELEDLAFRVLNPEGRASIIRRFITLQKEAGDVIHRITSDMRGELDKAGIEAEVFGRAKKPYSIWRKMQEKEMGFSRLSDIYGFRVITRSEMDCYLALGAIHQRWRAVPGRFKDYVSQPKSNGYRSIHTTVSGRDGKRVEVQIRTRQMHDVAETGVAAHWSYRDGVRSVNPFAVDPAKWIASLTEQFDGEEDHDAFLEAVKLEMYTDQVFCFTPKGDVVKLPRGGTPLDFAYAIHTRIGSGCVGAKVDGLRVPLWTRLKNGQSVDIIVAEGQTPQATWLDIATTGKAKSAIRRALREANRERYIKLGHELARSAFENVGKKASDKALERAARTMRLEDADELLARLGSAELTTREVVQAVYPDLAPRDTNEVEPKRAVVGLSHGQGFTRALCCQPLPGERIVGITQRGRGVIVHAIDCAALVDFEDQPTRWLDLNWAEGSHPAGYTVTLELTMGNDAGVLGRICTLIGEQKANISDMQFADRKPDFYRVVLDVDMRDAGHLHSLTSALEAERDVASVIRRRDPTLAAVPTAAE comes from the coding sequence ATGATCTCTGCTGAAGATCTTGTCGCTCTCGTCCGCAACTACAATCCTAAAACCAATGCCAAACTGATCCATGCAGCCTATGATTATGGCTGCAAGATGCACGAGGGCCAGCTGCGGCATTCGGGTGAGCCTTATTTCACCCATCCCGTAGCGGTCGCCGCGATTCTGACAGAACAGCAACTGGACGATGCCACCATCGTGACCGCGCTGCTGCACGACACCATCGAAGACACCAAATCCACCTACTCCGAAGTGTCGCGCCTGTTTGGCGACGAGGTGGCCGTTCTGGTTGATGGCGTGACCAAGCTGACAAACCTGCAACTGTCCAGTTCCGAGACCAAGCAGGCCGAGAATTTCCGCAAGCTGTTCATGGCCATGTCCCGCGACCTGCGGGTGATTCTGGTCAAGCTGGCCGACCGTCTGCACAACATGCGCACGATCAAGGCGATGCGCCAGGACAAGCAGATCCAAAAAGCGCGCGAGACGATGGACATCTTTGCCCCGCTTGCCGGCCGGATGGGCATGCAGTGGATGCGCGAAGAGCTTGAGGATCTGGCCTTTCGCGTCCTCAATCCCGAAGGTCGCGCCAGCATCATCCGCCGCTTCATCACGCTGCAAAAGGAAGCCGGCGATGTGATCCACCGGATCACGTCGGACATGCGCGGCGAGTTGGACAAGGCAGGGATCGAGGCCGAAGTTTTTGGCCGCGCCAAGAAACCATATTCGATCTGGCGCAAAATGCAGGAAAAAGAGATGGGGTTTTCCCGCCTCTCCGATATCTACGGCTTTCGCGTCATCACCCGGTCGGAAATGGATTGCTACCTGGCGCTTGGCGCGATCCATCAGCGCTGGCGCGCTGTGCCGGGCCGGTTCAAGGATTACGTGTCACAGCCCAAATCCAACGGCTACCGATCAATCCACACAACGGTTTCAGGCCGCGACGGCAAGCGGGTCGAAGTGCAGATCCGCACCCGGCAGATGCATGATGTCGCCGAAACCGGTGTAGCCGCGCATTGGTCGTACCGCGACGGTGTCCGCTCGGTGAACCCGTTTGCAGTCGATCCCGCAAAATGGATCGCCTCGCTGACCGAGCAGTTCGACGGCGAGGAAGACCACGACGCCTTTCTTGAGGCCGTCAAACTGGAAATGTATACCGATCAGGTGTTCTGTTTCACCCCCAAAGGCGATGTGGTGAAGCTGCCGCGCGGCGGCACGCCCCTGGATTTTGCCTATGCCATCCACACCCGAATCGGGTCGGGCTGTGTGGGCGCAAAGGTGGACGGGCTGCGCGTACCGCTGTGGACCCGGCTCAAGAACGGCCAGTCTGTCGACATCATTGTGGCCGAAGGTCAAACCCCGCAAGCGACCTGGCTTGACATCGCGACGACCGGCAAAGCAAAATCCGCAATCCGCCGCGCCCTGCGCGAAGCAAATCGCGAACGCTATATCAAGCTGGGGCATGAGCTGGCGCGCTCTGCGTTTGAGAATGTTGGCAAGAAAGCCAGTGACAAAGCCTTGGAACGGGCCGCTCGAACCATGCGGCTAGAGGATGCCGACGAATTGCTCGCCCGGCTGGGCAGTGCCGAACTTACCACCCGCGAAGTTGTTCAGGCGGTGTACCCCGACCTTGCGCCGCGAGATACCAACGAAGTTGAACCCAAGCGCGCCGTTGTCGGCCTGTCACACGGCCAGGGGTTCACCCGCGCTCTATGCTGTCAGCCTCTGCCGGGCGAACGAATCGTCGGCATCACCCAGCGCGGGCGCGGCGTCATCGTCCATGCCATCGACTGCGCCGCGCTTGTCGATTTCGAAGATCAGCCGACCCGCTGGCTCGACCTGAACTGGGCCGAAGGGTCGCACCCCGCTGGCTATACGGTGACTCTGGAACTGACGATGGGCAACGACGCTGGTGTGCTGGGACGAATTTGCACATTGATCGGTGAGCAGAAGGCCAATATTTCAGACATGCAATTCGCTGATCGCAAACCGGACTTTTACCGTGTCGTGCTTGATGTGGATATGCGCGATGCCGGACATCTGCATTCGCTGACGTCCGCGCTTGAAGCGGAGCGGGATGTGGCGAGTGTAATCCGCCGCCGCGATCCGACACTGGCGGCAGTGCCGACAGCGGCGGAATAG
- the rpoZ gene encoding DNA-directed RNA polymerase subunit omega, with protein MARVTVEDCVDKVPNRFELVMLAAHRAREVAAGAAITVDRDNDKNPVVALREIADETQSADELRERLIESNQTQIEVDEPEDDAMALLMGSEPDKPAEDDMSEEKLLRALMEAQGQG; from the coding sequence ATGGCCCGCGTTACGGTAGAAGATTGCGTTGACAAGGTTCCGAACCGGTTCGAGCTTGTGATGCTCGCCGCGCATCGTGCGCGTGAAGTGGCCGCTGGTGCCGCCATCACGGTGGACCGCGACAATGACAAAAACCCCGTCGTGGCTTTGCGCGAAATCGCTGACGAGACCCAATCAGCCGACGAACTGCGCGAACGTCTGATCGAATCGAACCAGACCCAGATCGAAGTCGACGAGCCCGAAGATGACGCCATGGCGCTTTTGATGGGATCCGAGCCCGACAAACCCGCCGAGGACGATATGTCCGAGGAAAAGCTCCTCCGCGCTCTGATGGAGGCGCAGGGACAGGGCTGA